A genomic stretch from Anoplopoma fimbria isolate UVic2021 breed Golden Eagle Sablefish chromosome 8, Afim_UVic_2022, whole genome shotgun sequence includes:
- the LOC129094102 gene encoding 1-phosphatidylinositol 4,5-bisphosphate phosphodiesterase gamma-1-like isoform X1 produces the protein MCAARFSGCHNGCSEEAAAGAAGSAGPITASRMLDWTEAGTRILHSLEMGTVMTVFYQKKSQKPERRTFQIKQDMRQIVWSRNPDKIEGEVDIREIRELRLGKGSRDFERYPEEARKLDTAHCFIVLYGLEFRLRTLSVAAFSEEEVNMWITGLNWLMIDTQKAPAPQQIDRWLRKQFEIMDRNHEGSITVKDVKALLPQVNYRVPNMRFLKDKLQEVEVRSDLSYPNFSQLYRTLMFDAQKTIIEQLELSFPLRNVDRPELCQISLYDFQKFLQMDQKESWASDLSRVREFLTGYMRGGPQPEPMLQLDEFLTFLFSKDNSVCDPRLSPVVADDMKRPLSQYWISSSHNTYLTGDQFSSESSLEAYARCLRMGCRCIELDCWDGPDDLPIIYHGHTLTSKIKFLDVLHTIKEHAFVTSEYPVILSIEDHCSVVQQRNMATHFKKVFGDLLLTKPVDNNAEELPSPYQLRRKILIKHKKLVEGTLYEEVTSASYSENDISNSLKNGILYLEDPIDHTWTPHYFVLTSNKIYYSEETSHYQTAEEEEDEEVKEECNNNEQHCAERWFHGKLGGGRDGRQVAEKLLQEYCEGGAKDGTFLVRESETFVGDYTLSFWRSGRVQHCRIHSRQESGSTRFYLTDNLVFESLYRLICHYRDTPLRCNEFEMRLGSPVPQPNAHESRDFAFSRWYHSSLSRVQAEHMLMRVPRDGAFLVRKRSENNSYAISFRAEGKIKHCRIQQEGRLFMLGSSAEFESLVDLVSYYEKHPLYRKMRLRYPINEDTLDRMGTTELDYGALYEVRSPHFYVEANKMPTARCTVKALYDYRAQREDELCFPKQALILNVDKQEGGWWRGDYGGKKQLWFPANYVEEVPSSPTREIVEASQSTENSPLGTFLKGFIDVPTCHVVVHKDGKNSRPYVFTIHSQQPSSHPVQTLDVAADSLEDVNSWVAKIREATQNADARMQEEKQMERRKKIAVELSELVVYCRPVPFNEDKIGTERACYRDMSSFPETKAEKFATRSRGKRFLQYNRRQLSRVYPRGQRLDSSNYDPLPMWLCGSQLVALNFQTPDKPMQLNQALFMMGGASGFVPQPDVMRDDAFDPFDKDTLHVEPITIQLQVLGARHLPKNGRSIVCPFVEVEICGADYDSCKCKTDVVADNGLNPVWVQKQFVFDIHNAAFSFLRFTVYEEDMFSDPNFLAQATYPVRLLRTGYRSIPLKNSYSEELELASLLIHIEIVNAKEEDDENMYMTIQRLRDRTNELSNQVSLLERSGSGDLGYQQSLEELRAAQDQLSELVEARNHRLMEKKRREKLRQQVAAKRS, from the exons ATGTGTGCAGCCAGGTTCAGTGGCTGCCACAACGGCTGCTCGGAGGAGGCCGCCGCTGGTGCCGCGGGGTCTGCTGGTCCGATCACGGCCTCCAGGATGCTGGACTGGACAGAGGCCGGTACCCGCATCCTCCACAGCCTCGAGATGGGAACAGTGATGACTGTCTTCTACCAGAAGAAGTCCCAGAAGCCCGAGAGGAGAACCTTCCAGATAAAGCAAGACATGAGGCAGATAGTGTGGAGTCGAAACCCTGACAAGATAGAAGGAGAGG tgGACATACGAGAGATCCGGGAGCTGCGGTTGGGGAAGGGCTCCCGTGATTTTGAGCGCTACCCAGAGGAGGCCCGTAAACTTGACACTGCCCACTGCTTCATTGTACTCTATGGACTGGAGTTTCGCCTCAGGACGCTCAGCGTGGCTG CCTTCAGTGAAGAAGAGGTCAACATGTGGATCACTGGTCTCAACTGGCTGATGATCGACACTCAGAAAGCTCCCGCTCCACAACagatagacag GTGGCTGAGGAAACAGTTTGAAATCATGGACAGGAACCACGAGGGCAG catCACAGTAAAGGATGTGAAAGCTCTGCTGCCTCAGGTCAACTACAGAGTCCCCAACATGCGCTTTCTCAAAGACAAGCTGCAG GAGGTGGAGGTCAGGAGTGACTTGTCGTACCCCAACTTCTCCCAGCTCTACAGAACGCTGATGTTTGACGCTCAGAAGACT ATTATTGAGCAGCTGGAGCTCTCCTTCCCACTGCG GAATGTTGACAGACCAGAGCTTTGTCAGATCTCCCTCTACGACTTCCAGAAGTTTTTACAGATGGACCAGAAG GAGTCCTGGGCGTCGGATCTGAGTCGTGTCAGAGAGTTCCTCACGGGGTACATGAGGGGCGGACCGCAGCCGGAGCCCATGCTGCAACTGGATGAG TTTCTGACGTTCCTGTTCTCTAAAGACAATTCTGTGTGTGACCCTCGACTTTCACCTGTTGTTGCTGATGACATGAAAAGGCCGTTATCTCAGTACTGGATCTCCTCTTCACACAACAC ctACCTGACAGGTGACCAGTTTTCCAGTGAATCCTCTTTAGAAGCTTACGCCCGCTGCCTCAGGATGGGCTGCCGCTGCATTGAAC TGGACTGCTGGGACGGACCTGACGACCTGCCAATCATCTACCATGGCCACACCTTAACCTCAAAGATCAAATTCCTGGATGTGCTGCACACCATCAAAGAACACGCCTTCGTCACATCAGA GTATCCTGTGATCCTGTCCATCGAGGACCACTGCAGTGTGGTCCAACAGAGGAACATGGCCACACACTTTAAGAAGGTCTTTGGAGATCTGCTGCTCACCAAGCCAGTCGATAACAACGCAGAGGAGCTCCCCTCACCGTACCAGCTCCGCAGGAAGATCCTCATCAAG CACAAGAAACTGGTAGAAGGCACGCTGTATGAAGAGGTGACGTCAGCCAGCTACTCTGAAAACGACATCAGCAACTCGCTGAAGAACGGCATCCTGTACCTGGAAGACCCCATCGACCAC ACGTGGACTCCACACTATTTTGTCCTGACCAGTAATAAGATTTACTATTCAGAGGAGACGTCTCACTACCAGacagctgaagaagaggaggacgaggaagtAAAAGAG GAGTGTAACAACAACGAGCAGCACTGTGCAGAGCGCTGGTTCCACGGGAAGCTCGGCGGAGGTCGTGATGGCCGACAGGTGGCTGAGAAGCTCCTGCAGGAGTACTGCGAGGGCGGGGCCAAAGACGGCACCTTCCTGGTTCGGGAGAGTGAGACGTTTGTTGGAGACTACACCCTCTCGTTCTG GCGCTCTGGTCGAGTCCAGCACTGCAGGATCCATTCACGTCAGGAGTCCGGCTCCACCCGCTTCTACCTAACTGACAACCTGGTGTTTGAAAGCCTCTACCGCCTCATCTGCCACTACAGAGACACGCCTCTGCGCTGCAACGAGTTTGAAATGAGGCTGGGCAGCCCTGTACCTCAGCCCAATGCACACGAGAGCAGAGA TTTTGCGTTCTCCAGGTGGTACCACTCCAGTCTGTCCCGTGTTCAGGCTGAACACATGCTGATGCGTGTCCCCAGAGACGGAGCTTTCTTGGTGCGAAAACGCAGCGAAAACAACTCCTATGCCATCTCCTTCAG GGCGGAGGGGAAGATCAAACACTGTCGTATTCAGCAGGAAGGCCGTCTCTTCATGTTGGGCAGCTCGGCAGAGTTTGAGAGTCTCGTCGACCTTGTGAGCTACTATGAGAAACATCCTCTGTACCGCAAGATGAGGCTCCGGTACCCCATCAACGAGGACACTCTGGACCGTATGGGCACCACG GAGCTTGACTACGGGGCTCTGTATGAGGTTCGCAGCCCTCATTTCTATGTGGAGGCCAATAAGATGCCCACAGCACGG TGTACGGTCAAAGCTCTGTACGACTATCGAGCTCAGAGGGAAGATGAGCTCTGCTTCCCCAAACAGGCCCTCATCCTCAATGTGGATAAGCAGGAGGGCGGCTG GTGGCGAGGTGACTATGGAGGAAAGAAACAGCTGTGGTTTCCTGCAAACTACGTGGAGGAGGTTCCCAGTTCTCCCACTAGAGAGATTGTTGAAGCA TCGCAGTCAACAGAGAATAGTCCTCTTGGAACATTCCTGAAGGGCTTCATTGATGTACCCACCTGCCATGTCG TGGTGCATAAGGATGGGAAGAACTCGCGTCCCTATGTGTTCACCATCCACTCCCAGCAGCCCTCGTCTCACCCGGTTCAGACCCTGGACGTGGCAGCCGACAGTCTGGAGGATGTGAACAGCTGGGTCGCCAAGATCAGAGAGGCCACACAGAACGCTGATGCACGG ATGCAGGAGGAGAAGcaaatggagaggaggaagaagatagCGGTGGAGCTGTCTGAGCTTGTGGTCTACTGCAGACCTGTCCCCTTCAACGAGGACA AGATCGGGACAGAGAGGGCATGTTACCGGGACATGTCCTCCTTCCCAGAGACAAAGGCAGAGAAGTTTGCTACACGCAGCAGAGGGAAACGCTTCCTGCAGTACAATCGCCGTCAGCTTTCCAGAGTTTATCCCAGAGGACAGAGGCTGGACTCGTCCAACTACGACCCGCTGCCCATGTGGCTCTGTGGCTCCCAGCTGGTCGCACTCAATTTCCAAACCCCAG ataAACCCATGCAGCTGAACCAGGCCTTGTTCATGATGGGAGGTGCCAGTGGTTTTGTTCCACAGCCTGATGTCATGAGGGACGATGCCTTTGACCCTTTCGACAAGGACACCTTACATGTGGAGCCAATCACCATCCAGTTACAG GTGCTGGGAGCCCGTCATCTCCCTAAAAATGGCCGCAGCATCGTCTGTCCCTTCGTGGAGGTGGAGATCTGTGGAGCTGATTACGACAGCTGCAAATGCAAGACAGACGTTGTGG CTGATAATGGACTGAATCCTGTGTGGGTGCAGAagcagtttgtgtttgacaTCCACAACGCCGCCTTCTCCTTTCTGCGCTTTACTGTCTACGAGGAGGACATGTTCAGTGATCCTAACTTCCTGGCACAGGCAACCTACCCTGTCCGTCTGCTACGAACAG GCTACAGGAGCATCCCTCTTAAGAACAGCTACAGTGAAGAGCTGGAGTTGGCATCACTACTGATCCATATAGAGATCGTCAATGCAAAG GAGGAAGACGATGAAAACATGTACATGACCATCCAGCGTCTTCGGGATCGAACCAACGAGTTGTCCAACCAGGTTTCCCTCCTGGAGAGGTCGGGCTCAGGGGATCTCGGATACCAGCAGAGTCTGGAGGAGCTCAGAGCCGCTCAGGACCAACTGAGTGAGCTGGTGGAGGCTCGAAACCACAG gctgatggagaagaagagaagggagaAACTGAGGCAGCAGGTGGCAGCAAAGCGCAGCTAA
- the LOC129094102 gene encoding 1-phosphatidylinositol 4,5-bisphosphate phosphodiesterase gamma-1-like isoform X2: MCAARFSGCHNGCSEEAAAGAAGSAGPITASRMLDWTEAGTRILHSLEMGTVMTVFYQKKSQKPERRTFQIKQDMRQIVWSRNPDKIEGEVDIREIRELRLGKGSRDFERYPEEARKLDTAHCFIVLYGLEFRLRTLSVAAFSEEEVNMWITGLNWLMIDTQKAPAPQQIDRWLRKQFEIMDRNHEGSITVKDVKALLPQVNYRVPNMRFLKDKLQEVEVRSDLSYPNFSQLYRTLMFDAQKTIIEQLELSFPLRNVDRPELCQISLYDFQKFLQMDQKESWASDLSRVREFLTGYMRGGPQPEPMLQLDEFLTFLFSKDNSVCDPRLSPVVADDMKRPLSQYWISSSHNTYLTGDQFSSESSLEAYARCLRMGCRCIELDCWDGPDDLPIIYHGHTLTSKIKFLDVLHTIKEHAFVTSEYPVILSIEDHCSVVQQRNMATHFKKVFGDLLLTKPVDNNAEELPSPYQLRRKILIKHKKLVEGTLYEEVTSASYSENDISNSLKNGILYLEDPIDHTWTPHYFVLTSNKIYYSEETSHYQTAEEEEDEEVKEECNNNEQHCAERWFHGKLGGGRDGRQVAEKLLQEYCEGGAKDGTFLVRESETFVGDYTLSFWRSGRVQHCRIHSRQESGSTRFYLTDNLVFESLYRLICHYRDTPLRCNEFEMRLGSPVPQPNAHESREWYHSSLSRVQAEHMLMRVPRDGAFLVRKRSENNSYAISFRAEGKIKHCRIQQEGRLFMLGSSAEFESLVDLVSYYEKHPLYRKMRLRYPINEDTLDRMGTTELDYGALYEVRSPHFYVEANKMPTARCTVKALYDYRAQREDELCFPKQALILNVDKQEGGWWRGDYGGKKQLWFPANYVEEVPSSPTREIVEASQSTENSPLGTFLKGFIDVPTCHVVVHKDGKNSRPYVFTIHSQQPSSHPVQTLDVAADSLEDVNSWVAKIREATQNADARMQEEKQMERRKKIAVELSELVVYCRPVPFNEDKIGTERACYRDMSSFPETKAEKFATRSRGKRFLQYNRRQLSRVYPRGQRLDSSNYDPLPMWLCGSQLVALNFQTPDKPMQLNQALFMMGGASGFVPQPDVMRDDAFDPFDKDTLHVEPITIQLQVLGARHLPKNGRSIVCPFVEVEICGADYDSCKCKTDVVADNGLNPVWVQKQFVFDIHNAAFSFLRFTVYEEDMFSDPNFLAQATYPVRLLRTGYRSIPLKNSYSEELELASLLIHIEIVNAKEEDDENMYMTIQRLRDRTNELSNQVSLLERSGSGDLGYQQSLEELRAAQDQLSELVEARNHRLMEKKRREKLRQQVAAKRS, from the exons ATGTGTGCAGCCAGGTTCAGTGGCTGCCACAACGGCTGCTCGGAGGAGGCCGCCGCTGGTGCCGCGGGGTCTGCTGGTCCGATCACGGCCTCCAGGATGCTGGACTGGACAGAGGCCGGTACCCGCATCCTCCACAGCCTCGAGATGGGAACAGTGATGACTGTCTTCTACCAGAAGAAGTCCCAGAAGCCCGAGAGGAGAACCTTCCAGATAAAGCAAGACATGAGGCAGATAGTGTGGAGTCGAAACCCTGACAAGATAGAAGGAGAGG tgGACATACGAGAGATCCGGGAGCTGCGGTTGGGGAAGGGCTCCCGTGATTTTGAGCGCTACCCAGAGGAGGCCCGTAAACTTGACACTGCCCACTGCTTCATTGTACTCTATGGACTGGAGTTTCGCCTCAGGACGCTCAGCGTGGCTG CCTTCAGTGAAGAAGAGGTCAACATGTGGATCACTGGTCTCAACTGGCTGATGATCGACACTCAGAAAGCTCCCGCTCCACAACagatagacag GTGGCTGAGGAAACAGTTTGAAATCATGGACAGGAACCACGAGGGCAG catCACAGTAAAGGATGTGAAAGCTCTGCTGCCTCAGGTCAACTACAGAGTCCCCAACATGCGCTTTCTCAAAGACAAGCTGCAG GAGGTGGAGGTCAGGAGTGACTTGTCGTACCCCAACTTCTCCCAGCTCTACAGAACGCTGATGTTTGACGCTCAGAAGACT ATTATTGAGCAGCTGGAGCTCTCCTTCCCACTGCG GAATGTTGACAGACCAGAGCTTTGTCAGATCTCCCTCTACGACTTCCAGAAGTTTTTACAGATGGACCAGAAG GAGTCCTGGGCGTCGGATCTGAGTCGTGTCAGAGAGTTCCTCACGGGGTACATGAGGGGCGGACCGCAGCCGGAGCCCATGCTGCAACTGGATGAG TTTCTGACGTTCCTGTTCTCTAAAGACAATTCTGTGTGTGACCCTCGACTTTCACCTGTTGTTGCTGATGACATGAAAAGGCCGTTATCTCAGTACTGGATCTCCTCTTCACACAACAC ctACCTGACAGGTGACCAGTTTTCCAGTGAATCCTCTTTAGAAGCTTACGCCCGCTGCCTCAGGATGGGCTGCCGCTGCATTGAAC TGGACTGCTGGGACGGACCTGACGACCTGCCAATCATCTACCATGGCCACACCTTAACCTCAAAGATCAAATTCCTGGATGTGCTGCACACCATCAAAGAACACGCCTTCGTCACATCAGA GTATCCTGTGATCCTGTCCATCGAGGACCACTGCAGTGTGGTCCAACAGAGGAACATGGCCACACACTTTAAGAAGGTCTTTGGAGATCTGCTGCTCACCAAGCCAGTCGATAACAACGCAGAGGAGCTCCCCTCACCGTACCAGCTCCGCAGGAAGATCCTCATCAAG CACAAGAAACTGGTAGAAGGCACGCTGTATGAAGAGGTGACGTCAGCCAGCTACTCTGAAAACGACATCAGCAACTCGCTGAAGAACGGCATCCTGTACCTGGAAGACCCCATCGACCAC ACGTGGACTCCACACTATTTTGTCCTGACCAGTAATAAGATTTACTATTCAGAGGAGACGTCTCACTACCAGacagctgaagaagaggaggacgaggaagtAAAAGAG GAGTGTAACAACAACGAGCAGCACTGTGCAGAGCGCTGGTTCCACGGGAAGCTCGGCGGAGGTCGTGATGGCCGACAGGTGGCTGAGAAGCTCCTGCAGGAGTACTGCGAGGGCGGGGCCAAAGACGGCACCTTCCTGGTTCGGGAGAGTGAGACGTTTGTTGGAGACTACACCCTCTCGTTCTG GCGCTCTGGTCGAGTCCAGCACTGCAGGATCCATTCACGTCAGGAGTCCGGCTCCACCCGCTTCTACCTAACTGACAACCTGGTGTTTGAAAGCCTCTACCGCCTCATCTGCCACTACAGAGACACGCCTCTGCGCTGCAACGAGTTTGAAATGAGGCTGGGCAGCCCTGTACCTCAGCCCAATGCACACGAGAGCAGAGA GTGGTACCACTCCAGTCTGTCCCGTGTTCAGGCTGAACACATGCTGATGCGTGTCCCCAGAGACGGAGCTTTCTTGGTGCGAAAACGCAGCGAAAACAACTCCTATGCCATCTCCTTCAG GGCGGAGGGGAAGATCAAACACTGTCGTATTCAGCAGGAAGGCCGTCTCTTCATGTTGGGCAGCTCGGCAGAGTTTGAGAGTCTCGTCGACCTTGTGAGCTACTATGAGAAACATCCTCTGTACCGCAAGATGAGGCTCCGGTACCCCATCAACGAGGACACTCTGGACCGTATGGGCACCACG GAGCTTGACTACGGGGCTCTGTATGAGGTTCGCAGCCCTCATTTCTATGTGGAGGCCAATAAGATGCCCACAGCACGG TGTACGGTCAAAGCTCTGTACGACTATCGAGCTCAGAGGGAAGATGAGCTCTGCTTCCCCAAACAGGCCCTCATCCTCAATGTGGATAAGCAGGAGGGCGGCTG GTGGCGAGGTGACTATGGAGGAAAGAAACAGCTGTGGTTTCCTGCAAACTACGTGGAGGAGGTTCCCAGTTCTCCCACTAGAGAGATTGTTGAAGCA TCGCAGTCAACAGAGAATAGTCCTCTTGGAACATTCCTGAAGGGCTTCATTGATGTACCCACCTGCCATGTCG TGGTGCATAAGGATGGGAAGAACTCGCGTCCCTATGTGTTCACCATCCACTCCCAGCAGCCCTCGTCTCACCCGGTTCAGACCCTGGACGTGGCAGCCGACAGTCTGGAGGATGTGAACAGCTGGGTCGCCAAGATCAGAGAGGCCACACAGAACGCTGATGCACGG ATGCAGGAGGAGAAGcaaatggagaggaggaagaagatagCGGTGGAGCTGTCTGAGCTTGTGGTCTACTGCAGACCTGTCCCCTTCAACGAGGACA AGATCGGGACAGAGAGGGCATGTTACCGGGACATGTCCTCCTTCCCAGAGACAAAGGCAGAGAAGTTTGCTACACGCAGCAGAGGGAAACGCTTCCTGCAGTACAATCGCCGTCAGCTTTCCAGAGTTTATCCCAGAGGACAGAGGCTGGACTCGTCCAACTACGACCCGCTGCCCATGTGGCTCTGTGGCTCCCAGCTGGTCGCACTCAATTTCCAAACCCCAG ataAACCCATGCAGCTGAACCAGGCCTTGTTCATGATGGGAGGTGCCAGTGGTTTTGTTCCACAGCCTGATGTCATGAGGGACGATGCCTTTGACCCTTTCGACAAGGACACCTTACATGTGGAGCCAATCACCATCCAGTTACAG GTGCTGGGAGCCCGTCATCTCCCTAAAAATGGCCGCAGCATCGTCTGTCCCTTCGTGGAGGTGGAGATCTGTGGAGCTGATTACGACAGCTGCAAATGCAAGACAGACGTTGTGG CTGATAATGGACTGAATCCTGTGTGGGTGCAGAagcagtttgtgtttgacaTCCACAACGCCGCCTTCTCCTTTCTGCGCTTTACTGTCTACGAGGAGGACATGTTCAGTGATCCTAACTTCCTGGCACAGGCAACCTACCCTGTCCGTCTGCTACGAACAG GCTACAGGAGCATCCCTCTTAAGAACAGCTACAGTGAAGAGCTGGAGTTGGCATCACTACTGATCCATATAGAGATCGTCAATGCAAAG GAGGAAGACGATGAAAACATGTACATGACCATCCAGCGTCTTCGGGATCGAACCAACGAGTTGTCCAACCAGGTTTCCCTCCTGGAGAGGTCGGGCTCAGGGGATCTCGGATACCAGCAGAGTCTGGAGGAGCTCAGAGCCGCTCAGGACCAACTGAGTGAGCTGGTGGAGGCTCGAAACCACAG gctgatggagaagaagagaagggagaAACTGAGGCAGCAGGTGGCAGCAAAGCGCAGCTAA
- the naprt gene encoding nicotinate phosphoribosyltransferase: MAALASNTCEVMERSIRQRAPPLLTDLYQFTMAYAYWRTGRHQEPAAFELFFRDNPFGGGFSLFAGLHDCLLFLRSFRLTDEDVAFLRSVLPPTTDPAFFQFLRGLDCSGITLRSIPEGTVVFARVPLMEVAGPLAVVQLLETSLLCLVNYASLVCSNAARFRLAAGPRRKLLEMGLRRAQGPDGGLTASRYTHIGGFDLTSNVQAGFLFGIPVAGTMAHSYITSFTSLEEVWPQSLVALNGDPDPVDIISLTKGWLRRVCELLGGEPGKIHEGELAAFLSYAIAYPQNFLPVIDSYSVGCSGLLNFCAVALALSELDYRPIGVRLDSGDLCRQSVDVRRVFRLCSEHFSVSAFDSLIIVGSNNITEQSMAELNKKENEIDVVGVGTHLVTCTRQPSLGCVYKLVEVRGGPKMKISEDPEKSTVPGRKAVYRLVDAEGHPFLDLVCLNAESPPEAGVSLSCYPLMCDNSCVSVTPAQVSCLRQEVFTKGQITHPLCNAAETRVKVQSSLQTLHPRHKRLQEPDSYTVALSEKLHHLVMEIQKGSSNNSNFLLAN; the protein is encoded by the exons ATGGCAGCGCTTGCCAGCAACACATGCGAAGTTATGGAGCGGTCTATCCGGCAGCGAGCCCCGCCGCTGCTCACGGACCTGTACCAGTTCACCATGGCGTACGCGTACTGGCGGACCGGCCGGCACCAGGAGCCCGCCGCCTTCGAGCTGTTCTTCAGGGACAACCCGTTCGGCGGAGGCTTCTCGCTGTTCGCCGGGCTGCACGACTGCCTGCTGTTCCTGCGCAGCTTTCGACTCACAGACGAAG ATGTGGCGTTCCTGCGCTCCGTCCTGCCCCCTACCACCGACCCCGCCTTCTTCCAGTTCCTGCGAGGCCTGGACTGCTCCGGCATCACCCTCCGCTCCATCCCGGAGGGCACCGTGGTGTTTGCCAGG GTGCCTCTGATGGAGGTGGCAGGTCCGTTAGCTGTGGTTCAACTGCTGGAGACCAGTTTACTGTGTCTGGTCAACTATGCCAG TCTGGTGTGCAGTAACGCTGCCCGTTTCCGCCTGGCGGCCGGCCCCAGGAGGAAACTGCTGGAGATGGGCCTCAGGAGGGCTCAGGGACCAGATGGAGGGCTCACCGCCtccagatacacacacataggag GGTTTGACCTCACCAGTAACGTTCAGGCTGGTTTCCTGTTTGGGATCCCAGTCGCAGGGACCATGGCACACTCGTACATCACTTCCTTTACCTCCCTGGAGGAGGTGTGGCCACAA TCTCTTGTGGCGCTAAACGGGGACCCCGATCCAGTTGACATCATTTCGCTGACTAAAGGCTGGTTGAGGCGTGTGTGTGAGCTTTTAGGAGGTGAGCCTGGGAAGATCCACGAGGGCGAGTTGGCAGCCTTTTTGTCCTACGCCATCGCCTACCCACAGAACTTCCTgcctgtgattgacagctacAGTGTTGGCTG TAGTGGCCTGTTGAACTTCTGCGCTGTGGCCTTGGCGCTGAGTGAACTGGACTACAGGCCTATAGGAGTCCGTCTGGACAGCGGGGACCTCTGCAGGCAGTCGGTCGACGTCCGTCGTGTCTTCAGACTCTGCAGCGAGCA CTTCTCCGTCTCCGCCTTCGACTCACTGATCATCGTGGGGAGCAATAACATCACAGAGCAAAGCATGGCAGAGCTCAACAAGAAG gaGAATGAGATCGATGTGGTTGGAGTTGGAACACATCTGGTCACCTGCACACGGCAACCCTCGCTGGGCTGTGTGTATAAG ctggtGGAGGTGAGGGGGGGTCCCAAGATGAAGATCAGTGAGGACCCAGAGAAAAGCACTGTCCCCGGGAGGAAAGCTGTCTACAGGCTAGTAGACGCTGAGG GCCATCCATTTCTGGACCTGGTGTGTCTCAATGCGGAGTCTCCTCCAGAGGCAGGAGTCTCTCTGAGCTGTTACCCTCTGATGTGTGATAACTCCTGTGTCTCAGTCACTCCAGCTCAGGTCTCCTGTCTGCGCCAGGAGGTGTTCACCAAAGGACAG ATCACACACCCGCTGTGCAACGCTGCAGAAACTAGAGTAAAGGTCCAGAGTTCCCTCCAGACGCTGCACCCTCGACACAAGAGGCTGCAGGAGCCAGACTCTTACACG GTGGCGCTGTCAGAGAAACTTCATCACCTCGTCATGGAGATCCAAAAAGGAAGCTCCAACAACAGCAACTTTCTTTTAGCCAACTAA